The window TGAGTGGAGCGATTGGGTATCTGAGTTGCGTTGGAAGTCCGCTTTGGGTCGGCCTCAGCCACTCGCAACAAGCGGTAGTTGGTCAGTGGCAGACATACATGGATCTGCCCATTCCACATCCCCTCACTACCCCGTCAGAGCGCCACTCAGAGCAACTCGATGCCGAACCGCCGCACGAACAGCGCGAACAGCCCGAAGCACGCCATGGTGATCACGATGCAGGCGATCAGGGTCGGCCAGAAGCCCAGGCGCGGCAGCAGCAGCGGGAAGGCCAGGAACATCGGGAGCGTGGGCACCACGTACCAGAAGGTGTACCAGGCGTGGTTGGCGATCTTCTCCTGGCTCTGCTGTTCGACGTAGAGCCAGATCAGCGTCAGCACCGTGACCAGCGGCAGTGCGGCTACCAGACCGCCGAGCTTGTCGCTGCGCTTGGCCAGTTCGGACACCAGCACCACGATGCCGGCGGTCAGGAAGTATTTGGTGATGATCCAGGCCATGGTTACTCCAGGGGGCTCGCGGGTGGGGCGCTGCGGTCTGGCTGGCATCCTATCCAGTCCCGGCACCGTGTAGAAGCCGCCTGGTCATCGACCTGGATCGAACACGCATTTCCCCCTCGCGGGCGCCCCCGCCCGACCTCCCCAGCCCCGAAGCTGACAGATTTGTCACCTGCGCCTCATCCAGCCGTTATCCGCGCTCCCTCACGATGCCCGTGGCCCTCGCCACGCCTGGGCGAAAACAACAACAGCAGGCGGTGACAACCACCCTGCCCTTAGGAGCACAACATGTACCGACGCAAACTCCCCCTGGCCACATCCTTGCTGGTCCTGGGCGTCGCCACGCCGGCAGTCCACGCCGAGGCTCAACCCGAAGAGAAGGCCGAAGGCTTCCTCGAAGGCGCCAGCCTGGACATCCTCACCCGCAACCTCTACTTCAACCGCGACGCCCGCAAGGGCCAGTCCATGCCGCCTCGCGGCAACGGCTACTCGGAAGTCTGGGCGCAGGGAGTCATGGGCAAGTTCGAGTCCGGCTTCACCCAGGGCACGGT of the Pseudomonas sp. PSE14 genome contains:
- a CDS encoding DUF3147 family protein, coding for MAWIITKYFLTAGIVVLVSELAKRSDKLGGLVAALPLVTVLTLIWLYVEQQSQEKIANHAWYTFWYVVPTLPMFLAFPLLLPRLGFWPTLIACIVITMACFGLFALFVRRFGIELL